A window of Sphingobacterium sp. SRCM116780 contains these coding sequences:
- the metF gene encoding methylenetetrahydrofolate reductase [NAD(P)H], translating to MKIVDHINNAKGNTLFSFELLPPAKGQGIQSIFKTMDALMEFKPPFIDVTYHREDYLYKKHESGLLERVAYRKRPGTVAICAAIMNKYKVDAVPHLICGGFTKEETENALIDLNFLGIDNVLVLRGDARKGDADFIPTEGGHAFATDLLQQVADMNQGQYLHEDIVSSEKTNFCIGVAGYPEKHFEAPNFNTDFKWLKKKVEMGAEFIVTQMFFNVEKYKEFVTKCRENGIHVPIIPGLKPLTTKKQLITLPKIFHLDIPEELSEAVSACKNNADVRQVGEEWLVEQCRELIKFGAPVLHFYTMSNPGPTKSIVEKLF from the coding sequence ATGAAAATCGTTGATCATATCAATAATGCCAAAGGAAATACGTTGTTTTCTTTTGAGTTGTTGCCACCAGCAAAAGGACAAGGTATCCAGAGTATTTTTAAAACAATGGATGCACTTATGGAATTCAAGCCTCCTTTTATCGATGTGACTTATCATAGAGAAGATTATCTCTATAAGAAGCACGAAAGCGGTTTATTAGAGCGTGTCGCTTATCGCAAACGCCCTGGTACAGTAGCGATCTGTGCGGCTATTATGAATAAGTATAAAGTCGATGCAGTACCGCATCTTATCTGCGGAGGTTTCACAAAAGAGGAAACGGAAAACGCATTAATCGACTTGAACTTCTTGGGTATCGACAATGTATTGGTCTTGAGAGGGGATGCTCGAAAAGGGGATGCCGATTTCATTCCTACTGAAGGAGGTCATGCATTTGCAACGGATCTATTGCAGCAAGTTGCGGATATGAATCAAGGTCAGTACCTACATGAAGATATCGTAAGTTCAGAAAAGACAAACTTTTGTATTGGGGTTGCAGGTTATCCGGAAAAACATTTTGAAGCCCCGAACTTTAATACAGACTTCAAATGGTTGAAGAAAAAAGTAGAAATGGGTGCTGAATTTATTGTAACTCAAATGTTCTTCAATGTGGAAAAATATAAAGAGTTTGTCACCAAATGCAGAGAAAATGGTATTCATGTTCCTATTATACCAGGATTAAAACCCTTGACAACAAAAAAGCAACTAATCACATTACCTAAGATTTTCCATTTGGATATTCCAGAAGAATTAAGTGAAGCAGTATCTGCGTGTAAAAATAATGCAGATGTACGACAGGTAGGTGAGGAGTGGTTAGTGGAACAATGTAGAGAGTTAATTAAGTTTGGTGCACCTGTTTTGCATTTTTATACCATGAGTAACCCAGGTCCAACAAAGAGTATTGTAGAAAAATTATTTTAA
- the rimM gene encoding ribosome maturation factor RimM (Essential for efficient processing of 16S rRNA), which translates to MTIEESFYIGYISKTRGLKGELQLFFEFEDYQDLDFDVLFVEVNKKLVPYFVDNIKYQTNSTAYLNLEDVDHIDKAQPLVRKKIYLPNDKMPERDPEDFRYTDLIGYLVIDETHGELGEITHVQEMPQQFIATVDFNDKELMFPLNDDLILGIDPEEEVLEVDLPEGLVELYKEI; encoded by the coding sequence GATTAAAAGGAGAGCTCCAACTTTTTTTTGAATTTGAAGATTATCAAGATTTAGACTTTGATGTCCTATTTGTTGAAGTCAATAAAAAACTAGTACCCTATTTTGTTGACAATATCAAGTACCAAACAAATAGCACGGCCTACTTGAACTTGGAGGATGTAGATCATATTGACAAAGCACAACCCTTAGTACGTAAGAAAATCTATCTTCCCAATGATAAAATGCCAGAACGAGATCCGGAAGATTTTAGGTATACGGATCTGATCGGGTATCTTGTTATTGACGAGACACATGGTGAGTTGGGGGAGATTACGCATGTACAAGAAATGCCACAACAATTTATCGCAACCGTAGATTTTAACGATAAGGAATTGATGTTCCCTTTAAATGACGACCTGATATTGGGAATTGATCCCGAAGAAGAAGTTTTGGAAGTCGATCTACCAGAAGGATTGGTCGAGCTGTACAAAGAAATATAA